The following are from one region of the Nerophis ophidion isolate RoL-2023_Sa linkage group LG20, RoL_Noph_v1.0, whole genome shotgun sequence genome:
- the LOC133539096 gene encoding zinc finger protein 501-like isoform X5 produces the protein MEWMQLMEKRPRSAGIVGDVQQPPHMKEEEEEVWISQEGECLLGQEEADVSKFPLTVVSVKTEEHEDKAAESSQLHHSPNVQQVSAESHEEIPSKEQEWSSSVGQKELQGPSHIKEEQLHDEDEALSLQLHQSQSEENRGAELVSQHITEADGEHCEDIKSEPDSIFAPLSDMDHMMSDSSDHSDHIQKPLERKNGSKGDRRHHTNNKHFDCSQCGKSFRQKSHFTVHMRIHTGEKPFTCSVCKKNFTIMESMTTHMRTHTGEKPFTCSFCKKRFSTKQQMTRHMRIHTGEKPFTCSVCKKSFSIKQHMTTHMRKHTGEKPFPCSVCKKSFSSKIVMTRHMITHTGEKPFTCSVCKKRFYRKPDMSTHMRTHTGEKPFTCPVCKNSFSTKRNMTNHMRTHTGEKPFRCTVCDKTFRIKYQVSKHKCVRVMEAAGI, from the exons ATGGAATGGATGCAGTTGATGGAGAAGCGTCCCAGATCTGCTGGCATAGTTGGAG acgtccagcagcccccccacatg aaagaggaagaggaggaagtgtggattagtcaggagggagagtgtcttctagggcaggaggaggctgatgtcagcaagtttccactgactgttgtctctgtgaagactgaagagcatgaagacaaagcagctgagtcctcacagcttcatcacagtccaa acgtccagcaggtgtcagcagagagtcatgaagagattccctccaaggagcaggagtggagctccagtgtgggacagaaggagctacagggcccctcccacattaaagaggagcagcttcatgatgaagatgaagctctgtccttacagcttcatcagagtcaaagtgaggagaacagaggggcggagcttgtaagtcaacacatcacagaagctgatggagagcactGTGAAGATAtcaagtcagaaccagacagcatctttgctccactgtcagacatggaccacatgatgtcagactcttctgatcacagtgaccacatccaaaaacctttggagaggAAAAATGGCTCTAAAGGTGACaggagacatcacactaacaacaaacactttgactgctctcaatgtgggaaatcatttagacagAAGAGTCATTTTACAgtgcacatgagaatacatactggagagaaaccttttacttgctctgtttgtaagaagaattttaccataatggaaagcatgaccacacacatgagaacacacactggagagaaaccttttacttgctctttTTGTAAGAAGAGAttctccacaaagcaacaaatgaccagacacatgagaatacatactggagagaaaccttttacttgctctgtttgtaagaagagtttctccataaagcaacacatgaccacacacatgagaaaacacactggagagaaaccttttccttgctctgtttgtaagaagagtttctccagtaagattgtcatgaccagacacatgataacacatactggagagaaaccttttacttgctctgtttgtaagaagcgttTTTATAGAAAGCCTGACATGTCtacgcacatgagaacacatactggagagaaaccttttacttgccctgtttgtaagaacagtttctccacaaagcgtaacatgaccaaccacatgagaacacacaccggagagaaaccatTTAGATGCACTGTGTGTGATAAAACTTTCAGGATtaagtatcaggtcagtaaacacaagtgtgtaagagtcatggaagctgcagggatttaa
- the LOC133539096 gene encoding gastrula zinc finger protein XlCGF8.2DB-like isoform X8, with protein sequence MEWMQLMEKRPRSAGIVGDVQQVSAESHEEIPSKEQEWSSSVGQKELQGPSHIKEEQLHDEDEALSLQLHQSQSEENRGAELVSQHITEADGEHCEDIKSEPDSIFAPLSDMDHMMSDSSDHSDHIQKPLERKNGSKGDRRHHTNNKHFDCSQCGKSFRQKSHFTVHMRIHTGEKPFTCSVCKKNFTIMESMTTHMRTHTGEKPFTCSFCKKRFSTKQQMTRHMRIHTGEKPFTCSVCKKSFSIKQHMTTHMRKHTGEKPFPCSVCKKSFSSKIVMTRHMITHTGEKPFTCSVCKKRFYRKPDMSTHMRTHTGEKPFTCPVCKNSFSTKRNMTNHMRTHTGEKPFRCTVCDKTFRIKYQVSKHKCVRVMEAAGI encoded by the exons ATGGAATGGATGCAGTTGATGGAGAAGCGTCCCAGATCTGCTGGCATAGTTGGAG acgtccagcaggtgtcagcagagagtcatgaagagattccctccaaggagcaggagtggagctccagtgtgggacagaaggagctacagggcccctcccacattaaagaggagcagcttcatgatgaagatgaagctctgtccttacagcttcatcagagtcaaagtgaggagaacagaggggcggagcttgtaagtcaacacatcacagaagctgatggagagcactGTGAAGATAtcaagtcagaaccagacagcatctttgctccactgtcagacatggaccacatgatgtcagactcttctgatcacagtgaccacatccaaaaacctttggagaggAAAAATGGCTCTAAAGGTGACaggagacatcacactaacaacaaacactttgactgctctcaatgtgggaaatcatttagacagAAGAGTCATTTTACAgtgcacatgagaatacatactggagagaaaccttttacttgctctgtttgtaagaagaattttaccataatggaaagcatgaccacacacatgagaacacacactggagagaaaccttttacttgctctttTTGTAAGAAGAGAttctccacaaagcaacaaatgaccagacacatgagaatacatactggagagaaaccttttacttgctctgtttgtaagaagagtttctccataaagcaacacatgaccacacacatgagaaaacacactggagagaaaccttttccttgctctgtttgtaagaagagtttctccagtaagattgtcatgaccagacacatgataacacatactggagagaaaccttttacttgctctgtttgtaagaagcgttTTTATAGAAAGCCTGACATGTCtacgcacatgagaacacatactggagagaaaccttttacttgccctgtttgtaagaacagtttctccacaaagcgtaacatgaccaaccacatgagaacacacaccggagagaaaccatTTAGATGCACTGTGTGTGATAAAACTTTCAGGATtaagtatcaggtcagtaaacacaagtgtgtaagagtcatggaagctgcagggatttaa
- the LOC133539096 gene encoding gastrula zinc finger protein XlCGF57.1-like isoform X4 codes for MEWMQLMEKRPRSAGIVGDVQQPPHMKKEEETPQPPHIKEEEEEVWISQEGECLLGQEEADVSKFPLTVVSVKTEEHEDKAAESSQLHHSPNVQQVSAESHEEIPSKEQEWSSSVGQKELQGPSHIKEEQLHDEDEALSLQLHQSQSEENRGAELVSQHITEADGEHCEDIKSEPDSIFAPLSDMDHMMSDSSDHSDHIQKPLERKNGSKGDRRHHTNNKHFDCSQCGKSFRQKSHFTVHMRIHTGEKPFTCSVCKKNFTIMESMTTHMRTHTGEKPFTCSFCKKRFSTKQQMTRHMRIHTGEKPFTCSVCKKSFSIKQHMTTHMRKHTGEKPFPCSVCKKSFSSKIVMTRHMITHTGEKPFTCSVCKKRFYRKPDMSTHMRTHTGEKPFTCPVCKNSFSTKRNMTNHMRTHTGEKPFRCTVCDKTFRIKYQVSKHKCVRVMEAAGI; via the exons ATGGAATGGATGCAGTTGATGGAGAAGCGTCCCAGATCTGCTGGCATAGTTGGAG acgtccagcagcccccccacatgaaaaaggaagaggagactccacagcccccccacattaaagaggaagaggaggaagtgtggattagtcaggagggagagtgtcttctagggcaggaggaggctgatgtcagcaagtttccactgactgttgtctctgtgaagactgaagagcatgaagacaaagcagctgagtcctcacagcttcatcacagtccaa acgtccagcaggtgtcagcagagagtcatgaagagattccctccaaggagcaggagtggagctccagtgtgggacagaaggagctacagggcccctcccacattaaagaggagcagcttcatgatgaagatgaagctctgtccttacagcttcatcagagtcaaagtgaggagaacagaggggcggagcttgtaagtcaacacatcacagaagctgatggagagcactGTGAAGATAtcaagtcagaaccagacagcatctttgctccactgtcagacatggaccacatgatgtcagactcttctgatcacagtgaccacatccaaaaacctttggagaggAAAAATGGCTCTAAAGGTGACaggagacatcacactaacaacaaacactttgactgctctcaatgtgggaaatcatttagacagAAGAGTCATTTTACAgtgcacatgagaatacatactggagagaaaccttttacttgctctgtttgtaagaagaattttaccataatggaaagcatgaccacacacatgagaacacacactggagagaaaccttttacttgctctttTTGTAAGAAGAGAttctccacaaagcaacaaatgaccagacacatgagaatacatactggagagaaaccttttacttgctctgtttgtaagaagagtttctccataaagcaacacatgaccacacacatgagaaaacacactggagagaaaccttttccttgctctgtttgtaagaagagtttctccagtaagattgtcatgaccagacacatgataacacatactggagagaaaccttttacttgctctgtttgtaagaagcgttTTTATAGAAAGCCTGACATGTCtacgcacatgagaacacatactggagagaaaccttttacttgccctgtttgtaagaacagtttctccacaaagcgtaacatgaccaaccacatgagaacacacaccggagagaaaccatTTAGATGCACTGTGTGTGATAAAACTTTCAGGATtaagtatcaggtcagtaaacacaagtgtgtaagagtcatggaagctgcagggatttaa
- the LOC133539096 gene encoding zinc finger protein 501-like isoform X6 yields the protein MKKEEETPQPPHIKEEEEEVWISQEGECLLGQEEADVSKFPLTVVSVKTEEHEDKAAESSQLHHSPNVQQVSAESHEEIPSKEQEWSSSVGQKELQGPSHIKEEQLHDEDEALSLQLHQSQSEENRGAELVSQHITEADGEHCEDIKSEPDSIFAPLSDMDHMMSDSSDHSDHIQKPLERKNGSKGDRRHHTNNKHFDCSQCGKSFRQKSHFTVHMRIHTGEKPFTCSVCKKNFTIMESMTTHMRTHTGEKPFTCSFCKKRFSTKQQMTRHMRIHTGEKPFTCSVCKKSFSIKQHMTTHMRKHTGEKPFPCSVCKKSFSSKIVMTRHMITHTGEKPFTCSVCKKRFYRKPDMSTHMRTHTGEKPFTCPVCKNSFSTKRNMTNHMRTHTGEKPFRCTVCDKTFRIKYQVSKHKCVRVMEAAGI from the exons atgaaaaaggaagaggagactccacagcccccccacattaaagaggaagaggaggaagtgtggattagtcaggagggagagtgtcttctagggcaggaggaggctgatgtcagcaagtttccactgactgttgtctctgtgaagactgaagagcatgaagacaaagcagctgagtcctcacagcttcatcacagtccaa acgtccagcaggtgtcagcagagagtcatgaagagattccctccaaggagcaggagtggagctccagtgtgggacagaaggagctacagggcccctcccacattaaagaggagcagcttcatgatgaagatgaagctctgtccttacagcttcatcagagtcaaagtgaggagaacagaggggcggagcttgtaagtcaacacatcacagaagctgatggagagcactGTGAAGATAtcaagtcagaaccagacagcatctttgctccactgtcagacatggaccacatgatgtcagactcttctgatcacagtgaccacatccaaaaacctttggagaggAAAAATGGCTCTAAAGGTGACaggagacatcacactaacaacaaacactttgactgctctcaatgtgggaaatcatttagacagAAGAGTCATTTTACAgtgcacatgagaatacatactggagagaaaccttttacttgctctgtttgtaagaagaattttaccataatggaaagcatgaccacacacatgagaacacacactggagagaaaccttttacttgctctttTTGTAAGAAGAGAttctccacaaagcaacaaatgaccagacacatgagaatacatactggagagaaaccttttacttgctctgtttgtaagaagagtttctccataaagcaacacatgaccacacacatgagaaaacacactggagagaaaccttttccttgctctgtttgtaagaagagtttctccagtaagattgtcatgaccagacacatgataacacatactggagagaaaccttttacttgctctgtttgtaagaagcgttTTTATAGAAAGCCTGACATGTCtacgcacatgagaacacatactggagagaaaccttttacttgccctgtttgtaagaacagtttctccacaaagcgtaacatgaccaaccacatgagaacacacaccggagagaaaccatTTAGATGCACTGTGTGTGATAAAACTTTCAGGATtaagtatcaggtcagtaaacacaagtgtgtaagagtcatggaagctgcagggatttaa
- the LOC133539096 gene encoding zinc finger protein 501-like isoform X7 has protein sequence MKEEEEEVWISQEGECLLGQEEADVSKFPLTVVSVKTEEHEDKAAESSQLHHSPNVQQVSAESHEEIPSKEQEWSSSVGQKELQGPSHIKEEQLHDEDEALSLQLHQSQSEENRGAELVSQHITEADGEHCEDIKSEPDSIFAPLSDMDHMMSDSSDHSDHIQKPLERKNGSKGDRRHHTNNKHFDCSQCGKSFRQKSHFTVHMRIHTGEKPFTCSVCKKNFTIMESMTTHMRTHTGEKPFTCSFCKKRFSTKQQMTRHMRIHTGEKPFTCSVCKKSFSIKQHMTTHMRKHTGEKPFPCSVCKKSFSSKIVMTRHMITHTGEKPFTCSVCKKRFYRKPDMSTHMRTHTGEKPFTCPVCKNSFSTKRNMTNHMRTHTGEKPFRCTVCDKTFRIKYQVSKHKCVRVMEAAGI, from the exons atg aaagaggaagaggaggaagtgtggattagtcaggagggagagtgtcttctagggcaggaggaggctgatgtcagcaagtttccactgactgttgtctctgtgaagactgaagagcatgaagacaaagcagctgagtcctcacagcttcatcacagtccaa acgtccagcaggtgtcagcagagagtcatgaagagattccctccaaggagcaggagtggagctccagtgtgggacagaaggagctacagggcccctcccacattaaagaggagcagcttcatgatgaagatgaagctctgtccttacagcttcatcagagtcaaagtgaggagaacagaggggcggagcttgtaagtcaacacatcacagaagctgatggagagcactGTGAAGATAtcaagtcagaaccagacagcatctttgctccactgtcagacatggaccacatgatgtcagactcttctgatcacagtgaccacatccaaaaacctttggagaggAAAAATGGCTCTAAAGGTGACaggagacatcacactaacaacaaacactttgactgctctcaatgtgggaaatcatttagacagAAGAGTCATTTTACAgtgcacatgagaatacatactggagagaaaccttttacttgctctgtttgtaagaagaattttaccataatggaaagcatgaccacacacatgagaacacacactggagagaaaccttttacttgctctttTTGTAAGAAGAGAttctccacaaagcaacaaatgaccagacacatgagaatacatactggagagaaaccttttacttgctctgtttgtaagaagagtttctccataaagcaacacatgaccacacacatgagaaaacacactggagagaaaccttttccttgctctgtttgtaagaagagtttctccagtaagattgtcatgaccagacacatgataacacatactggagagaaaccttttacttgctctgtttgtaagaagcgttTTTATAGAAAGCCTGACATGTCtacgcacatgagaacacatactggagagaaaccttttacttgccctgtttgtaagaacagtttctccacaaagcgtaacatgaccaaccacatgagaacacacaccggagagaaaccatTTAGATGCACTGTGTGTGATAAAACTTTCAGGATtaagtatcaggtcagtaaacacaagtgtgtaagagtcatggaagctgcagggatttaa